ATGGCTTGATGCTGCCAGGCGGCCCGGACGTGGATCCGACGCTCTATGGCGAGGAACCGCATCCCAAGATCGGCATGACGCTGTACCAAAAAGATTTGTTCGAAATTGCCTTGATTAAGGCAGCCCTAGCCGCAAACAAGCCGATTTTTGGTATTTGCCGCGGGATCCAAATCATGAACGTTGCCATGGGCGGCACGTTGTATCAGGATCTTGAACAGCAATATCCTGATTTGAAAATTCAACATCCCCAAGCCACATTGGGTCAGTTTGCGACCCACCATGCCGTATTAACGCCTGGTAGTCGCCTGGCTGATTTGTACGGCAAGGAGACCATTAAAGTCAACTCCCGCCACCACCAAGCAGTTAAAACTGTCGGCAAAGGGTTGAAGGTGACAGCCGTTGCGCCGGATGGCGTGGTCGAAGGAATGGAGTCCACGGACAACGATCTGTTCCTAGGTGTTCAGTGGCATCCTGAAAACATGTGGCAACAGGAAGATCCTCAGCAGCTCGTTGTTTTCCAGGACTTTTTGAAGCGTGTTGCGGATCATCAGAAGTGATTTCTGTGGTTCGATGAATCGTAAAAAGTGCCCCGTTAAACGTATCCGTTGAAAACCGTCTCGTTCATGAGGCGGTTTTTCTGTGTGGTGCGCTACAGTCAAATCGCAATTAGTAGTGACAAGCCCCAAAAACAATTTTCAGAAAATCTTTTCTTTTAGCTAGAATCATGTAAGATTGAAGCCGAGTAGCATTGACGAAACGGTTGTTGTTTAATGAAGCCGTTAGCATGGGACCGGAGGATATGAGGAGGAACCGGAATGGACGATGAAGCCGTTAGTGAGCAGCTCACGGAGAAGCAGACTGAGCTGATTGAGTTTTTGTATGTGGACTATAACGGACTGACGCGAGGAAAAGTGATTCCGCTGGCTAGCCTGAAAGCCAAGCTGGCTGACGGGATCGGCTTGACCAAAGCAACGCTGAATGTCAGTGAACGCGACACCATTTTGCCGGTCGCCGACATGACACCGATTGGGGAATTGCGGTTGATCGGGGACGCTGCTTCGGCGCATGTGCTGCCTTACATGCCGCAAGTGGCAACCTTGATGGGCGATATTTATAATCTCGATAAAACCCCTTATGCCTCCGATCCACGCACCATTTTGAAACGGGTAGTCAAGCAGTTGGCCGATGCCGGCTTCAGCGTGAAAATGCTTATGAAAACGAGTTCGAATTGTTCACCGGGGATAAGGATCATCGCGAACCGGCGATGCCGCGAGTTGCCTTTTCAACGGAGTCCATGGACTTTGCCTATCCGTTCATTCTTAAAACGATCAATCAACTGCAACGGGTCGGGATTATGCCGAATGCCTATTATCCGGAAGGCGGCATTGGCCAGCATGAATTGAGCATGTTGCCGCAGGATCCAGTGACCGCGGCCGACAATGAAGTGATTTACAAACGGATCATTAAAAACACCGCCAAAGATTTTGACTTGTATGCCTCCTTTGCGCCGAAGCCCCTTGTCGATTCGGCTGGCTCCGGCGCGCATATTCATTTATCGTTGTGGCGCGGACAAGAAGATGCCTTTTTCGATGCAGACGCGCCGATGCAGCTATCCAAGACCGGTCAGTATTTTGTCGGTGGCGTGTTGAAACATATTCAAGGCTTGCTGGCGCTGACCTGTCCATCGGCGAATTCCTATCAGCGGCTGGCTCCGGGACATTGGGGCAGCGCATACGCGACCTATGGCAAGGACAATCGTGAGGCGGCGGTGCGGATTCCGTCGACAGCGTGGGACGATCCGGCTAGTTCGATGAACATTGAGCTGAAAGCGAGCGATGCGACGGCAAATCCGTATTTGGCATTTGCTGGCTCGCTGGCAGCAGGGCTGGATGGCATTCAGCACCAGACGCAACCGGGTGATTATTGTGATGTGGATCCGGCAACGTTAAGCGAAGCCCAACGCAATGAGATGGGGATTCACTGTCTGCCGCAGTCATTGAACCAGGCGGTCGACGCGTTCGTGACTGATTCGCTTTTCCACGACGTGTTCGGGCCGCAACTGATCGATGCTTACGCCAAAATCAAGCGTGAAGACGATCAATATTATTCGAAGTTAGCATTAGAGAAAATTGCGGCATTGCACCGCGAGCTATATTGAATTGCAAGTTGAAGAACTAATTTCGGCCATCATCATGAATGGTGACCGCTGTGCATGAGGAGGAAACATTTTGGACGACCTAACGGAGTTTGTCGACCAAGTCCCATTGTTGGACCATCACTGTCATTTCTTAATTAACGGGAAAGTGCCGAATCGCGACGAACG
Above is a window of Lacticaseibacillus casei DSM 20011 = JCM 1134 = ATCC 393 DNA encoding:
- a CDS encoding gamma-glutamyl-gamma-aminobutyrate hydrolase family protein, producing MKLRIGIPTDELIEVNPVMPNNHPAYVPHDVKEAFIHLDALPLVLPFPDDVSQTEQLAQDDMALVDGLMLPGGPDVDPTLYGEEPHPKIGMTLYQKDLFEIALIKAALAANKPIFGICRGIQIMNVAMGGTLYQDLEQQYPDLKIQHPQATLGQFATHHAVLTPGSRLADLYGKETIKVNSRHHQAVKTVGKGLKVTAVAPDGVVEGMESTDNDLFLGVQWHPENMWQQEDPQQLVVFQDFLKRVADHQK